The Nitrososphaerota archaeon genome has a segment encoding these proteins:
- a CDS encoding geranylgeranylglyceryl/heptaprenylglyceryl phosphate synthase encodes MLSRKKKPLWFALIDSENLSEKKAILIAKTVQRNFADAILVGGSTITDQTELDKIIKAIKRSVRLPVILFPGNITGISQFADAILFTSLLNSDNPYFITQAQVLGSLSVKKYNLEAIPTGYIIIGDGGTTGFIGRARGLPPDKPQIAAMYSLAANYMGMRFIYLEAGSGATSHISPDIIKTTKKISKCFLIVGGGIKNADTAKTIIEAGADAIVIGTLLEKEHYKQLSSIIKSIHK; translated from the coding sequence ATGTTATCTAGGAAAAAAAAACCATTATGGTTCGCACTAATTGATTCGGAAAACCTCAGCGAAAAAAAAGCAATTTTAATAGCAAAAACAGTCCAAAGGAATTTCGCTGACGCAATACTCGTTGGTGGATCTACAATAACTGATCAAACAGAACTGGACAAAATTATAAAAGCAATAAAGAGATCTGTCAGATTACCTGTAATATTGTTCCCCGGTAATATCACTGGAATATCACAATTTGCTGACGCAATACTATTTACATCACTTCTAAATTCGGACAACCCGTATTTTATAACACAAGCTCAGGTTCTCGGTTCATTATCGGTAAAAAAATACAACCTTGAAGCAATTCCTACGGGATATATCATAATTGGCGATGGTGGAACTACAGGTTTCATAGGAAGAGCCCGAGGACTTCCGCCAGACAAACCTCAAATCGCTGCAATGTACTCGTTAGCCGCTAATTATATGGGTATGAGATTCATATATTTAGAAGCTGGTTCGGGAGCAACATCACACATATCACCTGATATTATCAAAACTACAAAAAAAATTTCCAAGTGTTTCCTGATTGTAGGTGGAGGAATAAAAAATGCTGATACTGCCAAGACAATCATAGAAGCAGGCGCCGACGCAATTGTAATAGGAACTTTACTAGAAAAAGAGCATTACAAACAACTTTCATCAATAATAAAATCAATACATAAATGA
- the polC gene encoding DNA polymerase II large subunit has protein sequence MNHLSLPEAYLSIIDKYHKFYDGQKFYNLQILRTLEAIHTLADMCKNQGKDPTLKPESTFTLDTAHRIDRMLNTPIAERLRELLNKYQSEQTAVIIADEIATGKFGFLEPIQALNLGVRVSLAIATEGLNIAPLQGISTVKIKLNEDNSKYASISFSPLIRLVENTSAAFSLIIADRIRKTVGLEKYRPNAWNDDEIGRMIEELRIYEKNFTDLEFHVSDSDIQKTIEHIPVEIDGIDTSPLEVIVNRAMKRIETNHIRGGALRVLNDGIIGRAKKLDKLLDRLGITDWNWLLDLEGGKLNTTTEYNTNLSFGDIISGRPILSKTNQIGGFRLRYGRAPNTGISTVGINPITAELLDYPVTVGTQIKISAPRKNTTVGFVDSIDGPIIRLKNGSVMAVTNTEELTINKDNIEKVLFLGDILISLSDFTERNLEIPPSGYTEEIWAEELRIKTESVNLNSLPISTKRIIELQNNPFQIIPTLDEAIILARSLNIGLHPKYTFYWDLVTPSEVLILRKKLKFHDEILTASQDSEDFKDLKSLIEKIGIPHTINSNTIIINAETTKIIKLVLALNNKVQIPAEWTNTCDFISKLSSLQIRNKTSVFTGVRVGKYEKATPKKTKPQINIIFPSGNTNGTSRDITLKTEYITTELANLFCSKCNYETYTAKCPKCNSDTIIRPYCMNCKKLILAEICPTCKSSGYPYSEKTFPLKQKLTEAIHKVHFRPNIPLKGVTNLINSTRLPEPLEKGILRLKHGLFVYKDGTTRFDVTNAPLTHCTPEMINVDIETLHRLGYECDIYENPLSNEKQTFELLTQDVVIPEEAADFLFKTANFIDDLLVHIYDQKAFYKLKTKNDIIGHLILGLAPQTSAGVIGRIIGITKSYVIFAHPFWHLSKRRDCSGDSDSIILLLDALLNFSKDYLQPQIGALIDTPLLIQCVVIPTEKQKQIHIFDTLAKYSGEIYNSKKSKTDTSQMTFKNKINQEGYSFSYTHPTSNISFGPSSNNYASKNTLIDKLENQIQLAKKITAVDPKDVVTTILQTHLLPDIAGNIKAYTTQTFQCNSCGFQYRRLPIRGDCLECGEKLQATVTKGKVEKYFKLAIKLSNQFDIDQQTKTRLEIITNELRTLFKTESTQSDLISFLQ, from the coding sequence ATGAATCATTTATCACTTCCTGAAGCATATCTATCAATCATAGACAAATATCACAAATTCTACGATGGGCAAAAATTCTACAATCTACAAATATTGAGAACATTAGAAGCAATTCATACTTTAGCAGACATGTGTAAAAACCAAGGGAAAGATCCTACACTAAAGCCAGAATCAACATTCACATTAGATACAGCCCATAGAATAGATAGAATGCTCAATACTCCTATAGCTGAAAGACTGCGAGAATTACTTAATAAATACCAATCTGAACAAACAGCTGTTATAATAGCAGATGAAATAGCCACGGGTAAATTCGGGTTTTTAGAGCCTATTCAGGCATTAAATCTTGGAGTGCGAGTAAGCTTAGCTATAGCTACAGAAGGATTAAACATAGCACCCTTACAAGGAATATCTACAGTAAAAATAAAACTAAATGAAGATAATAGCAAATATGCGTCAATTTCATTTAGTCCATTAATTAGACTTGTTGAAAATACTAGCGCAGCATTTTCTCTAATAATAGCTGACAGAATAAGAAAAACGGTTGGTCTGGAGAAATACCGTCCAAACGCTTGGAACGATGATGAAATAGGAAGAATGATAGAAGAACTTAGAATTTACGAAAAAAACTTCACAGATCTAGAATTCCATGTGAGCGATAGCGACATACAAAAAACAATAGAACACATACCAGTTGAGATAGATGGAATTGACACAAGTCCACTAGAAGTTATAGTTAATAGAGCAATGAAAAGAATTGAAACTAACCACATAAGAGGAGGCGCACTAAGAGTTTTAAACGATGGTATAATTGGAAGAGCAAAAAAACTCGACAAACTGTTAGACAGATTGGGTATTACGGATTGGAATTGGTTATTAGATCTTGAAGGTGGTAAGTTAAATACTACCACAGAGTATAACACCAATTTAAGTTTTGGAGATATTATTTCAGGGAGACCAATACTATCTAAGACAAACCAAATAGGCGGCTTTCGTTTAAGATATGGAAGAGCTCCTAATACAGGGATATCCACCGTTGGAATTAACCCTATAACTGCAGAATTACTAGATTACCCTGTAACAGTGGGAACTCAAATAAAAATTAGTGCCCCCAGGAAAAACACAACAGTAGGTTTTGTAGATTCAATTGACGGACCAATAATTCGATTAAAAAACGGTTCAGTTATGGCAGTTACAAATACCGAAGAACTAACAATAAACAAGGATAACATTGAGAAAGTTCTCTTCTTAGGAGACATCTTAATCAGTTTAAGCGATTTTACAGAAAGAAATTTAGAAATACCTCCATCAGGTTACACAGAAGAGATATGGGCTGAGGAATTACGAATAAAAACAGAAAGCGTAAATCTAAACTCACTACCAATTTCAACTAAACGAATAATAGAATTACAAAATAACCCCTTCCAAATAATACCAACCCTAGACGAGGCGATTATTTTGGCAAGGTCACTTAATATAGGATTACATCCAAAATATACATTTTACTGGGATTTAGTAACACCATCAGAGGTTCTAATTCTAAGGAAAAAACTAAAATTTCACGATGAAATATTAACAGCAAGTCAAGATAGTGAAGATTTTAAAGATCTTAAATCTCTCATCGAAAAAATTGGCATACCACATACAATTAATTCTAACACAATTATCATTAACGCTGAAACAACAAAAATAATCAAACTAGTACTTGCGCTAAACAATAAAGTACAAATACCAGCGGAATGGACAAATACATGCGATTTCATTTCTAAATTGTCATCTCTTCAAATAAGGAATAAAACATCAGTTTTTACTGGAGTTAGAGTAGGCAAATACGAAAAAGCAACACCTAAAAAAACAAAACCACAGATTAATATTATTTTCCCATCAGGAAACACAAATGGAACAAGTCGTGACATCACACTAAAAACAGAATACATCACAACAGAGTTGGCTAACTTGTTTTGCTCAAAATGCAATTACGAAACCTACACAGCCAAATGCCCAAAATGTAATTCCGATACAATAATAAGACCATATTGTATGAACTGCAAAAAATTAATTCTAGCAGAAATTTGTCCTACCTGCAAAAGCTCAGGGTATCCATACTCTGAAAAAACCTTTCCCTTAAAACAAAAACTCACAGAGGCTATACACAAAGTCCATTTTAGACCTAATATCCCTCTTAAAGGGGTTACAAATCTAATAAATTCAACACGACTACCAGAACCTCTTGAAAAGGGTATTTTACGCCTGAAACACGGATTATTCGTATATAAAGATGGGACAACTAGATTTGATGTAACAAACGCGCCACTAACACACTGCACACCAGAAATGATTAATGTTGATATCGAAACTTTACATAGACTTGGCTACGAGTGTGATATATACGAAAATCCGTTAAGCAATGAAAAACAAACATTTGAATTGTTAACACAAGATGTTGTAATTCCAGAAGAAGCCGCAGATTTCCTATTCAAAACGGCAAACTTCATAGACGATCTGCTCGTTCACATATACGATCAGAAGGCATTTTACAAATTGAAAACAAAAAACGACATTATAGGACATTTAATACTTGGATTGGCACCTCAAACATCAGCAGGTGTAATAGGACGCATAATAGGAATCACAAAATCATATGTTATATTCGCACACCCCTTCTGGCATTTATCAAAACGGAGAGACTGTAGCGGTGACTCCGATTCAATAATATTATTGCTTGACGCATTACTGAATTTCTCTAAAGACTATTTACAACCTCAAATTGGAGCACTAATTGATACACCGCTGTTAATACAATGCGTCGTAATTCCTACCGAAAAACAAAAACAAATTCATATTTTCGACACATTAGCAAAATATTCAGGTGAAATATACAATTCAAAGAAATCAAAAACAGACACATCACAGATGACTTTTAAAAACAAGATTAACCAAGAAGGATACAGTTTCAGTTACACACATCCAACATCAAACATATCATTCGGACCGTCAAGCAACAACTACGCATCAAAAAATACGTTAATAGATAAGTTAGAAAATCAAATACAACTAGCTAAAAAAATAACCGCGGTAGACCCAAAAGACGTAGTAACAACAATACTTCAAACACATCTATTACCAGATATAGCTGGAAACATAAAGGCATACACAACCCAAACTTTCCAATGCAACTCATGTGGTTTCCAATATAGACGTCTACCTATAAGAGGAGACTGTCTTGAATGCGGAGAAAAACTACAAGCCACTGTTACCAAAGGTAAAGTAGAGAAATATTTCAAATTAGCCATTAAATTATCCAATCAATTCGATATTGATCAACAAACAAAAACCAGATTGGAAATCATAACTAACGAGTTAAGGACGCTCTTTAAAACGGAATCGACTCAATCAGACCTGATTAGTTTCTTACAATAA
- a CDS encoding DNA polymerase II small subunit, whose amino-acid sequence MKLQKVLTEIFSNGYQIQPDAFELLESVSKENDVVELVKTIINNKKTETRIITKDDIEKSLDRSSQKETLEVEKLDCNVSIISKQVNENLVEGIDGYHLLFSSRFNKLMNIVKQRKDSSQIQKISSLNPNINKSVKIAGFIMDRRIKRGKSEIVIDDDTGKIIASAIDGSVERKFSELLFDQLVVAEIMVGKQTQFFIKNIYSPDVADRVASTSKKNSYVIFTSDLHLGSEKFLADPFERFLDWVSGKTGDSDIVKRIICVIFAGDLLDSSVQYVASEQYRVLSRYLRVLPDHIKIILLPGEHDVTRRALPQHAIPKRFTSELYNMKNVIMLSNPSQFIINGVNIISYHGNGLDDVISNVSNLTVSKPAQAMKVLLRSRHLAPYYGGTTLVAPEVEDSLVIEQVPDVFHAGHLHVLDFDTYRGSVILNSGTWQAQTPFQKIVGIEPTPGIIPILNLANLDIVTMKFT is encoded by the coding sequence TTGAAATTACAAAAAGTTCTTACGGAGATCTTTTCTAACGGTTATCAAATACAACCAGATGCTTTTGAATTACTTGAGAGTGTTAGCAAAGAGAACGATGTTGTAGAACTTGTGAAAACTATTATTAATAATAAAAAAACCGAAACTAGAATCATAACAAAAGATGATATTGAGAAATCTCTTGATCGGTCATCTCAGAAAGAAACATTGGAGGTAGAGAAACTTGATTGTAATGTTAGTATTATATCGAAGCAGGTTAATGAAAATCTTGTTGAAGGTATAGATGGTTATCATTTACTATTCAGTAGTAGATTCAATAAACTCATGAATATAGTTAAACAGCGCAAAGATTCTTCACAAATACAGAAGATTTCATCGCTTAATCCTAATATAAACAAATCTGTAAAAATTGCTGGTTTTATAATGGACAGGCGGATTAAGAGAGGTAAATCTGAAATTGTTATTGATGATGATACAGGTAAAATAATTGCTTCCGCTATCGATGGTAGTGTAGAAAGGAAGTTTTCGGAATTACTGTTTGATCAATTAGTTGTAGCTGAAATTATGGTTGGTAAACAAACTCAGTTTTTTATTAAGAATATTTATTCACCTGATGTAGCCGATAGAGTTGCAAGCACGTCCAAGAAAAACTCTTATGTAATATTTACTTCTGATTTACATTTAGGTTCGGAAAAATTTTTGGCTGACCCTTTCGAAAGGTTTCTTGATTGGGTATCAGGCAAAACTGGAGATTCAGATATAGTAAAAAGAATTATCTGTGTGATTTTTGCTGGTGATTTGTTAGATAGTTCTGTTCAATATGTTGCATCTGAACAATATAGAGTTCTGTCAAGATATTTGCGAGTTCTACCTGACCATATAAAAATAATTCTGCTACCAGGGGAGCATGATGTAACTAGACGTGCTTTACCACAACATGCTATACCTAAACGTTTTACGAGTGAGCTATATAATATGAAAAATGTGATTATGTTAAGTAACCCTAGTCAGTTTATTATTAATGGAGTGAATATAATTTCATATCATGGTAATGGTTTGGATGATGTGATATCTAATGTATCGAATTTGACGGTTTCAAAACCCGCTCAAGCTATGAAAGTTCTATTACGGTCACGTCATCTTGCACCATATTATGGTGGTACTACCTTAGTTGCACCAGAAGTTGAGGATAGTTTAGTTATAGAGCAAGTTCCTGATGTATTTCATGCAGGACATTTACATGTGCTCGATTTTGATACTTATAGAGGTTCAGTTATTCTTAATTCAGGTACTTGGCAAGCACAAACACCGTTTCAAAAAATAGTTGGTATTGAACCAACGCCAGGTATAATTCCAATCTTAAATTTAGCTAATCTTGATATCGTGACAATGAAATTCACTTAA
- a CDS encoding AAA family ATPase: MPRNTNDSITDIFNKALSGKSIFKNKNILRFDYIPQNLPFREKQITDIAAILSPVLHNSKCSNLLLYGKTGTGKTATAKYVLQKFQFTAKTHNKKTNVAYSNARLAGSEYRVLTDLAQSLNIKIPFTGLPLSEVLNRILNKISEDSLMIIFIIDEIDYLTKHSSDDILYLLTRSSEQTNNGFLSLIGISNDLQFKEFLDPRVLSSLSEEEIVFPPYTVEQLREILSERAKEAFIENSITSASINLCAALAGTEHGDARRAVDLLRVAGELAEREGAKQVDENHVRLAIKKVDQDRVTEAIRLLPLHEKITLLSISLLNEINSTGEVYSKYVNLCKNIGIEPLTQRRISGLLNELDLLGLISTNIINKGRHGRTKKITSLVTNTIINTIINEDSMLNNLTKTV, encoded by the coding sequence ATTCCTAGAAACACTAATGATTCAATAACAGATATATTCAATAAAGCTTTATCAGGTAAAAGTATATTCAAAAACAAAAATATCCTTCGATTTGACTACATTCCGCAAAATTTACCTTTTAGAGAAAAGCAAATAACCGATATAGCAGCAATACTATCTCCGGTGCTCCATAATTCCAAATGCTCTAATTTACTCTTATATGGCAAAACAGGCACTGGAAAAACAGCTACAGCAAAATACGTTCTTCAAAAATTCCAATTCACAGCAAAAACCCATAACAAAAAGACCAATGTAGCATACTCAAATGCAAGATTAGCTGGAAGCGAATACAGAGTTTTAACAGACTTGGCACAATCACTCAACATTAAAATACCATTCACAGGACTACCTCTTAGTGAAGTACTTAACAGAATACTTAACAAAATTTCCGAAGACAGTTTAATGATAATATTCATTATAGATGAAATTGATTACCTAACCAAACATTCGTCAGACGATATTTTATACCTGCTAACAAGAAGTAGTGAACAAACCAACAATGGTTTTTTATCATTAATCGGTATATCAAACGATTTACAATTCAAAGAGTTTTTAGATCCACGGGTGCTGAGTAGCCTAAGCGAAGAAGAAATAGTATTCCCACCATATACAGTAGAACAACTTAGAGAAATACTTAGTGAAAGAGCAAAAGAAGCATTTATCGAAAATAGTATAACCTCGGCATCAATTAATCTATGTGCCGCACTGGCAGGAACGGAACATGGAGATGCAAGAAGAGCTGTTGATCTATTACGTGTAGCTGGTGAACTTGCAGAAAGAGAAGGAGCAAAACAAGTGGATGAAAACCATGTTCGATTAGCAATTAAAAAAGTCGACCAAGACAGAGTTACTGAAGCTATAAGATTGCTTCCTCTACATGAAAAAATAACCCTTCTCAGTATTTCACTGTTAAACGAAATAAATTCTACAGGTGAAGTTTATTCCAAATATGTAAATTTATGTAAAAATATAGGTATAGAACCCTTAACACAAAGACGTATCAGTGGTTTATTAAACGAATTAGATCTGCTAGGTTTAATTTCAACAAACATTATAAATAAAGGTAGACATGGAAGAACGAAAAAGATTACTAGTTTAGTTACAAATACAATTATTAACACTATTATCAATGAAGATTCAATGCTAAATAACTTAACAAAAACAGTTTAA
- the cobA gene encoding uroporphyrinogen-III C-methyltransferase: protein MGKVYLVGAGPGDSGLLTVKGLGILKKADVVLYDRLVSDEVIRLVPKNTIKIRVGKEEGHVGKIQSRINDIMLEKVKSGKVVVRLKGGDPFVFGRGGEEVQYLRKHGIVFEVVPGVTSVFAVPAYAGIPITHRNFASSIGVVTGTSGRGKSNVDLRKISPVVDTLVILMGVSNLAEIIRQISSKKNPKTDVAVIEWGTTRRQRVVFGTLDDIVERVSKVKVNAPAVIVVGKVVSLGKELTWFK from the coding sequence ATTGGTAAGGTCTACTTAGTTGGTGCTGGACCTGGTGACTCGGGCCTTCTAACCGTTAAAGGACTAGGGATTCTGAAAAAAGCGGATGTTGTCTTATACGATAGGCTTGTCAGTGATGAAGTTATTAGGTTGGTACCAAAAAACACGATTAAAATTCGTGTGGGTAAAGAAGAAGGTCATGTTGGTAAAATCCAATCCCGAATAAATGATATAATGCTTGAAAAGGTAAAGAGTGGAAAGGTTGTTGTTAGATTGAAGGGCGGAGACCCATTTGTATTTGGTCGTGGTGGGGAGGAAGTTCAATATCTGAGAAAACATGGTATTGTATTTGAGGTTGTACCTGGGGTTACCTCGGTATTTGCGGTTCCAGCCTATGCAGGAATACCAATTACACATAGAAATTTTGCATCGTCTATAGGAGTGGTTACTGGTACTAGTGGGAGGGGAAAATCGAATGTTGATTTAAGAAAGATTAGTCCTGTTGTTGATACGCTTGTTATATTGATGGGTGTGTCTAATCTAGCAGAAATAATCAGGCAGATTAGTTCTAAGAAGAATCCTAAAACAGATGTAGCGGTAATAGAGTGGGGAACTACTAGAAGGCAAAGAGTGGTATTTGGGACTCTTGATGATATCGTGGAAAGAGTGAGTAAAGTAAAAGTTAATGCTCCAGCAGTGATAGTTGTTGGGAAAGTTGTTTCGTTAGGGAAAGAATTGACATGGTTCAAGTAG
- a CDS encoding BlaI/MecI/CopY family transcriptional regulator — MPNRKMKIEFSDEDGSKYTISLEGKPSKNKLDKLISIIDELDNANTITPIFTLDTTYNKTLKLIEDKYPLGSFTSNDILEVFEDEYKTPIKLSTVSTYLTRLLQKGHLKRERIGNTWVYKMVRIHLQQ, encoded by the coding sequence ATGCCTAATCGCAAGATGAAAATCGAGTTTAGTGATGAAGATGGAAGTAAATACACCATATCATTAGAGGGTAAACCATCAAAAAATAAATTAGATAAACTAATATCAATAATTGATGAATTAGATAACGCGAACACTATAACACCGATATTTACTTTAGATACAACATACAACAAAACACTAAAACTCATTGAAGATAAATATCCTCTAGGTAGCTTTACATCAAATGATATTTTAGAAGTTTTTGAGGATGAATATAAAACACCTATTAAACTAAGCACTGTATCAACATATCTTACAAGACTACTGCAAAAAGGTCATTTAAAAAGAGAACGTATTGGCAATACATGGGTTTACAAAATGGTTAGAATACATTTACAGCAGTAA
- a CDS encoding uroporphyrinogen-III synthase — protein sequence MVQVEKPLSGKRILLTRPKNQSKESINEIKSLGGEPILFPTVRIRTLFNKFEFNRFLDHLLNGRVDYVVFLSANGVKSLFSNARKFSSISILAKSLKKSLIVAVGEKTATYLKQFDVAVDVIPVKPNANGIIDEFLSKDISGKMIYVVRTASATNLFRKDLEKMCAIVHEYHVYETVMPKIIPLQYVAEQFLEQKIWAIIFTSPYTVENFLVLMCSLFDKWELISKLNRIVIAAIGSTTEKELKRNGIMVNVIPSKPIFRGLVSSLVEYSYCKKLIRSD from the coding sequence ATGGTTCAAGTAGAAAAACCCTTGAGTGGTAAAAGAATTCTACTCACACGTCCAAAGAACCAGTCTAAAGAATCCATTAATGAGATTAAATCGCTTGGTGGGGAGCCTATCCTTTTTCCTACGGTTAGAATTAGGACATTGTTTAACAAGTTTGAATTTAATAGATTTCTGGATCATCTACTTAATGGTAGAGTAGATTATGTTGTTTTCCTAAGTGCTAATGGTGTAAAATCTCTTTTTTCTAACGCTCGAAAGTTCTCTTCTATTTCAATTTTAGCTAAATCCTTGAAAAAGTCACTCATTGTTGCTGTTGGTGAGAAAACTGCTACATACCTGAAACAGTTTGACGTTGCTGTTGATGTTATTCCTGTAAAACCAAATGCTAATGGAATTATTGATGAATTCTTATCTAAAGATATTAGTGGTAAAATGATATATGTCGTCAGAACTGCTTCGGCAACCAACCTTTTTAGAAAAGATTTAGAAAAAATGTGTGCTATTGTTCATGAATACCATGTTTACGAGACTGTAATGCCTAAAATAATACCACTGCAATATGTTGCTGAACAGTTTTTAGAGCAGAAAATCTGGGCGATAATATTTACGAGTCCTTATACTGTGGAAAATTTTCTAGTGTTGATGTGTAGCCTTTTTGATAAATGGGAGTTGATTTCTAAACTTAATCGAATTGTGATTGCTGCTATTGGATCAACCACTGAAAAGGAATTGAAAAGAAATGGTATAATGGTAAATGTTATTCCTTCAAAACCTATTTTTCGTGGTTTAGTTTCCAGTCTGGTGGAGTATAGTTATTGTAAGAAACTAATCAGGTCTGATTGA